The proteins below are encoded in one region of Campylobacter rectus:
- the sstT gene encoding serine/threonine transporter SstT: MFGKLVKRFADGNLIVQILIGIALGAVIGFWTHYQAAPYNELIAKGVSDAAQLAAAKKDLTDLANSVATSIAVLGNLFVGALKAIAPILVFVLVATSIIVKEFGHAKGMQKIVALYLVGTFLAAVVAVVASFLFPMELVLKGVESANMSAPQGIVDVLKDLIFKMVQNPISAISSGNYIGIITWAVGGGIAMRFCTPETKKVFQDVSDGVTKIVRFIIRLAPFGIFGLVTLAIHETGFDALAGYLKLIFVLVGSMAFVTFVVYPAMVFAITKKNPYPLVMTCVRESAVTAFFTRSSAANIPVNMALCKKLGLKEELYSISIPLGATINMGGAAVTIGILALAAVNSIPSITVTFGDALLLCFISALGACGASGVAGGSLLLVPLSCALFGIGNDIAMQVVGVGFIIGVIQDSVETAVNSSSDVLFTAAASQTIE, translated from the coding sequence ATGTTTGGCAAACTGGTAAAAAGATTCGCCGACGGAAATTTGATCGTTCAAATTTTAATCGGCATAGCATTAGGCGCCGTTATCGGCTTTTGGACGCATTATCAGGCGGCTCCTTATAACGAGCTAATCGCAAAAGGAGTAAGCGACGCAGCGCAGCTGGCCGCGGCAAAAAAAGATCTGACCGATCTAGCCAATTCGGTCGCAACATCCATCGCCGTTTTGGGCAATCTCTTCGTCGGAGCGCTTAAAGCTATCGCGCCTATCCTAGTTTTCGTACTGGTAGCCACATCTATCATAGTAAAAGAATTCGGCCATGCCAAAGGTATGCAAAAGATAGTCGCGCTTTATCTGGTAGGCACGTTTTTAGCCGCCGTAGTCGCGGTCGTAGCGAGCTTTCTTTTCCCGATGGAGCTCGTTTTAAAAGGCGTTGAGAGCGCAAATATGAGCGCTCCGCAAGGCATCGTCGACGTGCTAAAAGACCTCATCTTTAAAATGGTTCAAAATCCTATCAGCGCGATTTCAAGCGGCAACTACATCGGCATCATCACTTGGGCCGTGGGCGGCGGTATCGCGATGCGATTTTGCACGCCCGAAACCAAAAAAGTCTTCCAAGACGTCAGCGACGGCGTGACTAAAATCGTTAGATTTATCATCCGCCTTGCGCCTTTTGGTATTTTCGGACTCGTTACGCTCGCTATCCACGAAACCGGCTTTGATGCGCTTGCCGGTTATTTAAAACTTATTTTTGTTCTAGTAGGCTCCATGGCCTTCGTCACTTTTGTCGTGTATCCTGCGATGGTATTTGCTATTACCAAGAAAAACCCTTATCCGCTCGTGATGACTTGCGTGAGAGAGAGTGCGGTTACGGCGTTTTTCACTAGAAGCTCGGCGGCAAATATCCCGGTAAATATGGCGCTTTGCAAAAAGCTAGGGCTAAAAGAGGAGCTCTACTCGATATCAATCCCGCTGGGAGCCACGATAAATATGGGCGGCGCGGCCGTGACTATCGGCATCTTGGCGCTTGCGGCGGTAAATTCTATCCCGTCTATCACGGTCACCTTCGGCGACGCGCTTTTGCTTTGCTTTATCTCGGCCCTTGGCGCTTGCGGAGCTTCGGGCGTAGCGGGAGGTTCATTGCTACTTGTGCCGCTTTCTTGCGCGCTATTTGGCATCGGTAACGACATCGCGATGCAAGTAGTCGGCGTAGGATTTATCATCGGCGTGATCCAAGACTCGGTAGAAACGGCGGTAAACAGCTCCTCGGACGTACTTTTCACCGCTGCCGCTTCGCAAACCATAGAGTAA
- a CDS encoding M3 family oligoendopeptidase produces the protein MNVWDLTPLFKNEKELEISALSLQNECEKFEAKYSDKFLNLSDEEFLNALNEYEILLENIARVQIYVGLVFSKDTSKGAFYAKFDELSSKAQNHLLFFELKFNEFDEDRQNKIIAKSPRLGYYLGNIAKEKAHQLSLKEEQILLRTANTGAEGFSRLFDETLSALKFKFKGKMLGEEEILSKLHSPDRAERKAAAKSLSDGLAPQQHLLSYIYNMIKTSLKTSCELRKFDLPESPRHFSNQTTKASVDALIKAAETSFDLPIKFYEKKRKILGFKKLYDYDRYAPLEQSKSVYKFKECKKIVLETFAKFSPKFGEIAARAFKEGWIDVYPAQNKRGGAFSQSGVAKAHPYVLLNHTDERRDLFTLAHELGHAAHQNLAYESVGFLNADTPLTTAETASVFCEMLVFDHVKNTLKGREKTALLAGKIEDIFATLYRQINFTTFERRVHAHDGEIGAEELNKIWLEESAKMFGKSVALNDYYKIWWSYIPHFIHTPFYCYAYSYAQLLVLAIFGLYKSGKCENFVQIYTEFLSAGGSRSPKELVGMFGFDIEDAAFWQIGINEVRKLVEEFCLEA, from the coding sequence ATGAACGTTTGGGATCTAACCCCGCTTTTTAAAAATGAAAAAGAGCTCGAAATTTCGGCTCTTTCTTTGCAAAACGAATGCGAAAAATTTGAAGCCAAATACTCGGATAAATTTTTAAATTTAAGCGACGAAGAGTTTTTAAACGCGCTTAACGAATATGAAATTTTGCTAGAAAATATCGCTCGCGTGCAAATTTACGTGGGTCTGGTTTTCTCAAAAGATACCTCAAAAGGCGCGTTTTACGCTAAATTTGACGAGCTTAGCTCAAAAGCGCAAAACCATCTGCTTTTTTTCGAGCTTAAATTTAACGAATTTGACGAAGACAGGCAAAACAAAATCATCGCCAAAAGCCCAAGGCTAGGCTATTATCTTGGCAATATCGCAAAAGAAAAAGCCCACCAGCTAAGCTTAAAGGAGGAGCAAATTTTACTCCGTACGGCAAACACGGGCGCGGAGGGCTTTTCACGACTTTTTGACGAGACGCTAAGCGCGCTTAAGTTTAAATTTAAAGGCAAAATGCTAGGCGAAGAGGAGATCCTGTCCAAGCTTCACAGCCCCGACCGCGCCGAGCGAAAAGCGGCCGCAAAGAGCCTCTCAGACGGACTAGCGCCGCAGCAGCATCTGCTTAGCTACATTTATAATATGATAAAAACCAGCCTAAAAACTAGCTGCGAGCTGCGAAAATTCGATCTGCCCGAAAGTCCGCGGCATTTTTCAAACCAAACGACCAAAGCCAGCGTGGACGCGCTCATAAAGGCCGCCGAGACGAGCTTTGATCTACCGATTAAATTTTACGAGAAAAAGCGCAAAATTTTAGGCTTTAAAAAGCTCTACGACTACGATAGATACGCGCCGCTTGAGCAGAGCAAAAGCGTTTATAAATTTAAAGAGTGCAAAAAAATCGTGCTCGAGACTTTTGCCAAATTTAGCCCCAAATTCGGCGAGATAGCCGCTCGCGCGTTTAAAGAGGGCTGGATCGACGTCTATCCTGCCCAAAATAAACGAGGCGGCGCCTTTTCTCAATCAGGCGTCGCAAAGGCTCATCCTTACGTACTTTTAAACCACACCGACGAGAGGCGGGATCTTTTCACGCTAGCGCACGAGCTAGGTCACGCCGCACATCAAAACCTAGCCTATGAAAGCGTAGGATTTCTAAACGCCGACACGCCGCTAACTACGGCAGAGACGGCATCGGTGTTTTGCGAGATGCTGGTTTTCGATCACGTCAAAAACACGCTAAAAGGCAGAGAAAAAACCGCTCTGCTCGCCGGCAAGATCGAGGATATCTTCGCCACGCTCTACCGCCAGATAAACTTCACGACCTTTGAGCGCCGAGTTCACGCGCATGATGGCGAGATCGGCGCCGAGGAGCTAAATAAAATTTGGCTCGAAGAGAGCGCAAAGATGTTCGGAAAAAGCGTCGCATTGAACGACTACTATAAAATTTGGTGGAGCTACATTCCGCACTTTATCCACACGCCGTTTTACTGCTACGCCTACTCATATGCGCAGCTTTTGGTGCTGGCGATTTTCGGGCTTTATAAAAGCGGCAAATGCGAAAATTTCGTGCAAATTTACACCGAGTTTTTAAGCGCGGGCGGCTCGCGCTCGCCAAAAGAGCTGGTCGGGATGTTTGGCTTTGATATCGAGGACGCGGCGTTTTGGCAGATCGGCATAAACGAGGTTAGAAAGCTGGTGGAGGAGTTTTGCCTGGAGGCTTAA
- a CDS encoding LysR family transcriptional regulator — protein MINDFSKFYTFMEIVKERSFSKASRALGISQPAVTLQIKKLEEMLQTTLIMRKKNGIVLTREGEKFHKLCLQFEGAMFRFKDEISRIKTDKVPLVIAATQLVAEAVLSMMLDKISQSVGSELDIRIKEQNELIPFLKDRRSDIAIILEQSLDSSLLVKKLFDYELILVSNRKIAENIKLEQLLGFRFIKDRTHTYLDDVLQKHGVDEGKIDVAYSLDGSIMVCRAMTTNNADTYVAFVPRFLIEDKLKEGKLFEINVAKFKLTRSVYAAALKENEEVLRKFLSVKSYFAV, from the coding sequence GTGATCAATGATTTTAGCAAATTTTATACTTTTATGGAAATAGTCAAGGAGCGTAGTTTTTCAAAGGCTTCGCGAGCGCTTGGTATCTCTCAGCCTGCGGTTACTCTTCAGATAAAAAAGCTCGAGGAGATGCTGCAAACGACGCTAATCATGCGCAAAAAAAACGGTATCGTTTTGACGCGTGAAGGGGAGAAATTTCATAAGCTTTGCTTGCAGTTTGAGGGAGCGATGTTTAGGTTTAAGGATGAAATTTCGCGCATAAAAACCGACAAAGTCCCGCTAGTCATCGCTGCGACTCAGCTGGTCGCCGAGGCGGTGCTATCGATGATGCTGGATAAAATTTCGCAAAGCGTGGGTAGCGAGCTTGATATCAGGATAAAAGAGCAAAACGAGCTCATTCCTTTTTTAAAAGATCGCCGCAGTGACATCGCCATCATCCTCGAGCAGTCGCTTGACAGTAGTTTGCTCGTTAAAAAGCTCTTTGACTACGAGCTGATTTTAGTCTCGAACAGAAAAATCGCCGAGAACATAAAACTCGAGCAGCTTTTGGGTTTTAGATTTATAAAAGATAGGACGCATACGTATCTGGATGATGTCTTGCAAAAGCACGGCGTGGACGAGGGCAAGATTGACGTGGCGTATTCTCTGGACGGCTCGATAATGGTTTGTCGCGCGATGACGACAAATAACGCCGATACTTATGTCGCGTTTGTGCCGAGATTTTTGATCGAGGACAAGTTAAAAGAAGGCAAACTCTTTGAGATAAACGTCGCTAAATTTAAGCTCACTCGCTCGGTTTATGCTGCCGCGCTAAAAGAAAACGAAGAAGTTTTGCGTAAATTTTTAAGCGTAAAAAGCTATTTTGCGGTTTAA